A stretch of [Clostridium] innocuum DNA encodes these proteins:
- a CDS encoding PTS sugar transporter subunit IIA produces the protein MNDTLICDELCELDLDVRSTDEFFEVMSKKAKDLGYVTEQFLSAIKKREQDYPTALPVKPYPVAIPHSDPINIVKQFIAPVRLKNAISWCEMANNDSILSVQIVFLLGFKREEGHVEILQLLLQNFQNEDTMESLLKAATKEEFLEIVKQMEGL, from the coding sequence GTGAACTTGATTTAGATGTGAGAAGTACAGATGAGTTTTTTGAAGTCATGAGCAAAAAGGCTAAGGATCTGGGCTATGTAACAGAACAATTTCTATCAGCCATAAAAAAACGGGAACAGGATTATCCTACCGCATTGCCGGTAAAGCCTTATCCGGTTGCAATACCGCATTCCGATCCCATCAACATCGTGAAGCAGTTTATTGCACCTGTTCGTTTGAAAAATGCAATCAGCTGGTGTGAAATGGCGAACAATGACAGCATCCTTTCGGTACAAATTGTGTTTCTTCTGGGCTTTAAAAGAGAAGAGGGACATGTGGAAATTCTACAGCTGCTGCTGCAGAACTTTCAGAACGAGGACACGATGGAAAGCTTGCTGAAGGCCGCAACAAAGGAAGAATTTCTGGAAATAGTGAAGCAAATGGAAGGACTCTAA
- a CDS encoding PTS sugar transporter subunit IIB, whose protein sequence is MKKVIVACGNGVATSQTVAFRINRMLEKENITNVRVEAVNLRSLQRELHGALAYIDITNSHMDYGIPTVNGLAFLSGEHKEEAFQELIKIIKNR, encoded by the coding sequence ATGAAAAAAGTAATCGTTGCTTGTGGGAATGGGGTTGCAACCTCTCAAACAGTGGCTTTTCGTATCAATCGCATGCTGGAAAAAGAGAATATCACCAATGTCAGGGTGGAGGCAGTGAACCTGCGCTCTTTACAAAGAGAGCTTCATGGAGCTCTTGCCTATATCGATATTACAAATAGTCATATGGATTATGGAATTCCTACTGTTAACGGACTTGCTTTTCTCTCAGGAGAGCATAAAGAAGAAGCGTTTCAAGAACTTATCAAAATCATAAAAAACAGGTAG
- a CDS encoding PTS sugar transporter subunit IIB: protein MKKVIVACGSGVATSQTVASKVNRLLKEKNVDAKVDAVDLKSVDRYLVDAAAYITITKVTKEYPIPVINGIAFLTGMNQDAELSKLIEAINNGK from the coding sequence ATGAAAAAAGTAATCGTGGCTTGCGGAAGCGGAGTAGCTACAAGTCAAACAGTGGCATCAAAGGTAAATCGTTTGCTGAAGGAAAAAAACGTTGATGCAAAGGTAGATGCCGTAGATTTAAAATCGGTAGACCGTTACCTTGTAGATGCTGCAGCATATATCACAATAACAAAGGTCACAAAGGAATACCCAATCCCTGTAATCAACGGAATCGCATTTTTGACAGGCATGAATCAGGATGCGGAACTGAGTAAATTGATTGAGGCAATAAACAACGGAAAATAG
- a CDS encoding PTS galactitol transporter subunit IIC — protein MEILSDVVNYLLSLGAAIFVPIIIIIAGLIVRMKLKDAISAGITLGVAFTGMTMLINFMTGAISPAAEAMLKNTGISLPIVDGGWTTMSTISWSWPYAFLMFPLMIVINIIMLVIKKTNTFNADLWNVWGKIFTAVGVVAITGSVPLAFLVAAIQIVFELKTADVHQRRIEELSGIPGVTCTHKMVLFGALMYPIDCLLKKIPAFNKKFDAAALKDKVGIFAENHVLGFILGVIFGLLAQYPVAETLTLAIQCAAALTLFPVITKYFMQALSPISEAVSDFMNKKFKGRTLLVGLDWPFLGGSNEIWLAVIWSVPVTLICAMLLPGNAILPFAGIINIALAVPAYLVTKGNLPRMLILCTLGVPAFLWVGTAFAPFITDLANTTGAVALKAGEMISNSSIDGPVFTYAISQVFDVINGNWIPIIVLFVWVTCYAFYYRALSKENKLAEAKDGNAKAAGE, from the coding sequence ATGGAAATTTTATCAGATGTTGTTAATTATCTATTAAGCTTAGGCGCAGCAATCTTTGTTCCTATTATCATTATCATTGCCGGTTTGATTGTTAGAATGAAATTGAAGGATGCAATATCCGCAGGTATTACACTCGGGGTAGCGTTTACCGGGATGACGATGCTGATCAATTTTATGACGGGGGCAATTTCACCGGCTGCGGAAGCGATGCTGAAAAATACAGGGATATCTCTGCCAATCGTAGATGGTGGCTGGACCACAATGTCAACCATTTCTTGGTCCTGGCCATATGCGTTCCTAATGTTTCCACTCATGATTGTCATCAATATAATCATGCTGGTTATTAAAAAAACAAATACATTCAATGCGGACTTATGGAATGTCTGGGGTAAAATTTTTACAGCGGTTGGCGTTGTGGCAATTACCGGCAGCGTACCGCTGGCATTTCTGGTAGCCGCCATACAGATTGTATTTGAATTAAAAACAGCGGATGTGCACCAGCGCAGAATTGAAGAATTATCCGGTATTCCAGGCGTAACCTGTACACATAAGATGGTCCTGTTTGGAGCGTTGATGTATCCGATTGACTGCCTGTTGAAAAAGATACCTGCATTTAACAAAAAATTTGATGCGGCTGCATTAAAGGATAAAGTTGGTATCTTTGCTGAGAATCATGTATTGGGGTTTATTCTGGGCGTTATCTTCGGTTTGCTTGCTCAATATCCTGTCGCAGAAACACTGACGCTTGCTATTCAGTGTGCCGCAGCCTTAACACTGTTCCCGGTCATCACAAAATATTTTATGCAGGCGCTGTCACCAATCAGTGAAGCGGTATCTGACTTTATGAATAAAAAATTCAAGGGAAGAACACTGCTTGTCGGTCTTGACTGGCCTTTCCTTGGCGGTTCCAATGAAATATGGCTGGCAGTCATCTGGTCTGTTCCGGTAACCTTGATCTGTGCAATGCTTTTACCGGGTAATGCGATACTGCCGTTTGCAGGAATCATCAATATAGCACTTGCTGTTCCTGCTTATCTTGTAACAAAGGGAAATCTTCCGAGAATGCTTATTTTATGCACACTTGGAGTTCCTGCGTTCCTGTGGGTAGGTACTGCATTTGCTCCCTTTATCACAGACCTTGCAAACACAACCGGTGCGGTAGCATTGAAGGCCGGCGAAATGATTTCCAATTCCTCGATTGACGGGCCGGTATTCACGTATGCAATTTCACAGGTATTTGATGTGATCAACGGCAACTGGATTCCGATTATCGTATTGTTTGTATGGGTTACCTGCTATGCATTCTACTACCGCGCATTAAGCAAAGAAAACAAGCTTGCCGAGGCGAAGGATGGTAATGCAAAAGCAGCAGGTGAGTAG
- the dhaL gene encoding dihydroxyacetone kinase subunit L produces MSFTNKEGKLIVLNIIDTIQKHKDYLSEIDGAIGDGDHGINMNKGVTIAKSQVEKNETLSEALCTLSCVLMEKIGGSMGPLYGSIFMGMQAALGNAEYINGAIIEKMLKQAYDNIQMISPAKPGDKTLVDVLAPAVSAYASVFEKTQDTCAALTACSQAAEEGMQATCDMQAKLGRASRLKEKSIGHQDAGATSCCLILQTFCSTIIALEKASRKETGDAAIC; encoded by the coding sequence ATGTCTTTTACTAATAAAGAAGGTAAGCTTATCGTATTGAATATCATAGATACAATACAAAAGCATAAGGATTACCTAAGTGAAATAGATGGTGCAATCGGTGATGGCGATCATGGTATCAATATGAATAAAGGAGTAACGATCGCAAAGTCACAGGTGGAAAAAAACGAGACATTAAGTGAAGCGCTGTGCACGCTTTCCTGTGTGCTTATGGAAAAAATAGGAGGATCCATGGGGCCTCTCTACGGTTCAATTTTTATGGGAATGCAGGCCGCATTGGGAAATGCAGAATACATTAACGGTGCAATCATTGAAAAGATGCTGAAGCAGGCCTATGACAATATTCAGATGATCTCACCGGCTAAGCCAGGAGATAAAACATTGGTAGATGTCCTTGCTCCTGCTGTTTCAGCGTATGCATCAGTCTTTGAAAAAACACAGGATACATGCGCTGCTCTTACAGCCTGCTCACAGGCTGCAGAAGAGGGGATGCAGGCGACCTGTGATATGCAGGCTAAATTAGGCAGAGCATCACGTCTGAAAGAAAAATCAATCGGTCATCAGGATGCAGGGGCAACCTCCTGCTGCCTGATTCTGCAGACATTCTGCTCAACGATAATAGCGTTGGAAAAAGCTTCACGAAAGGAGACTGGAGATGCAGCGATTTGTTAA
- a CDS encoding dihydroxyacetone kinase subunit DhaK, with amino-acid sequence MQRFVNDPDMIVDDMLKGYVKCHKDILHISEKNDHVVVKNRQRKHKVGIVSGGGSGHEPCFLGYVGEHMLDAVAVGEVFSSPPATAFHQAFLEADTGAGVACLFGNYAGDNMNVKMAVQMAAMQQVNVRYVTANDDIASAPLDEKEKRHGIAGSLFMWKIGCAKAELGGTLDEVIDAAQAAVNETRSLCVGLTPCSIPAVGHANFEIQEGTMEYGIGHHGEPGLIVESLKSAIEIAAVLCEKIEADLKLKHGEEISVIVSGLGGTPIMELYVLYDEIENYFTERDISVYRSFVGDYVTSLEMSGAALTVMRMKEEFKELLDFPVDTPAITIK; translated from the coding sequence ATGCAGCGATTTGTTAACGATCCGGACATGATTGTAGATGATATGTTAAAGGGGTATGTGAAATGTCATAAGGATATCCTTCATATCAGTGAAAAGAACGATCATGTAGTTGTGAAAAACCGGCAAAGGAAGCATAAGGTAGGAATCGTAAGTGGAGGGGGAAGCGGTCATGAGCCATGTTTTCTTGGTTATGTCGGCGAACACATGCTGGATGCTGTAGCAGTAGGAGAAGTATTTTCTTCTCCCCCTGCCACTGCGTTTCATCAGGCATTTTTAGAGGCTGATACCGGTGCAGGCGTTGCCTGTCTGTTTGGCAATTATGCCGGCGATAATATGAATGTGAAAATGGCAGTACAAATGGCGGCAATGCAGCAGGTAAATGTACGCTATGTTACGGCCAATGATGATATTGCAAGCGCACCGTTGGATGAAAAAGAGAAGCGTCATGGAATTGCAGGAAGTCTGTTCATGTGGAAAATCGGGTGTGCAAAGGCAGAGCTTGGCGGTACGCTGGATGAAGTGATCGATGCAGCACAGGCTGCTGTAAATGAAACCAGAAGCTTGTGTGTAGGGCTGACCCCCTGCTCAATACCTGCTGTCGGTCATGCTAATTTTGAGATTCAGGAAGGTACCATGGAATATGGTATCGGACATCATGGTGAGCCCGGGCTGATTGTAGAATCATTGAAAAGCGCAATAGAAATCGCCGCGGTACTCTGTGAGAAAATAGAAGCAGATTTAAAGCTGAAGCATGGAGAAGAAATATCTGTCATCGTATCCGGGCTGGGCGGAACGCCAATTATGGAGCTTTATGTTCTTTATGATGAGATAGAGAATTATTTTACAGAACGCGATATTTCAGTCTATCGCTCCTTTGTAGGTGATTATGTAACCTCGTTGGAGATGAGTGGAGCTGCGCTGACGGTGATGCGTATGAAGGAAGAATTTAAAGAATTGCTGGATTTTCCTGTTGATACACCGGCAATCACTATAAAATGA